One window of Treponema denticola genomic DNA carries:
- a CDS encoding vWA domain-containing protein, with amino-acid sequence MKIKKVFFIFLLLAVVLFNLNAGERTMPVDMIIMIDKSLSMQDPGKFDSMQQWVLDELIGQIIITGDWISIYQFYESPEHLLSIEIKGKEDTDKIIKTVNKISPNGRFTDVGKALDKIREAVNQRGENGRYKVLFMLTDLEQDAPITSKYSGKQKKFSSPYLVESRIIKHDNWYEITVDMGLEDRVIKTSKALFSDLTQNEGKDRVQSDENTALIKKDNP; translated from the coding sequence ATGAAAATTAAAAAGGTTTTTTTTATATTTTTGCTTTTGGCAGTGGTTTTATTTAATTTAAATGCAGGTGAAAGAACAATGCCTGTCGACATGATTATAATGATTGACAAGTCATTATCCATGCAGGATCCGGGAAAATTTGACAGTATGCAGCAGTGGGTTCTTGACGAATTGATAGGCCAAATTATCATCACCGGCGATTGGATAAGCATTTATCAGTTTTATGAAAGTCCCGAACATTTGCTTTCAATTGAAATAAAAGGCAAAGAAGACACCGACAAAATAATTAAAACGGTAAATAAAATCAGCCCGAACGGAAGATTTACCGATGTAGGAAAGGCACTGGATAAAATACGGGAAGCCGTAAACCAAAGAGGCGAAAACGGAAGGTATAAGGTTCTTTTTATGTTGACGGATCTGGAACAAGATGCTCCTATAACATCCAAATACAGCGGTAAACAAAAAAAGTTTTCAAGTCCTTATTTAGTTGAGTCAAGAATTATAAAACACGATAATTGGTATGAAATTACGGTTGATATGGGGCTTGAAGACAGGGTTATAAAAACAAGCAAGGCTCTTTTTTCGGATTTAACACAAAACGAAGGCAAAGACAGGGTTCAATCCGACGAAAACACAGCCTTAATCAAAAAAGATAATCCGTAA
- the rsxE gene encoding electron transport complex subunit RsxE, which yields MKNLNIFTNGIIKSNPLLVLMIGLCSALAVTTNVLNGLGMGLAMTFVIVMSELIISIFRKLIPQDIRIPVFIIVIASFTTIVDLLMQAYTPALSDAMGLFIKLIVVNCIIMGRVESFASKESPGKSVLDALGMGVGYTIVLVLISAIREILGSGALAGNVFIPEAYHIRFFANAPGGFFVFGIMISINLFAKMLLERPKKKIQSQPAPQAEPEAKKEEE from the coding sequence ATGAAAAACTTAAACATTTTCACAAACGGGATTATAAAAAGCAACCCTCTTTTGGTACTGATGATAGGTCTTTGTTCGGCCCTTGCCGTTACAACCAATGTATTAAACGGCCTTGGAATGGGTCTTGCAATGACCTTTGTTATCGTTATGAGCGAGTTGATTATAAGTATTTTTAGAAAATTAATTCCTCAGGATATAAGGATTCCGGTTTTTATCATAGTAATAGCTTCTTTTACGACTATTGTAGACCTCTTGATGCAGGCCTATACCCCTGCCCTCTCGGATGCGATGGGGCTTTTTATTAAGCTGATTGTTGTAAACTGTATTATTATGGGAAGAGTCGAGTCCTTTGCTTCAAAAGAAAGCCCCGGAAAATCCGTTTTGGACGCTCTGGGAATGGGAGTCGGTTACACGATAGTGCTTGTGCTTATTTCGGCCATAAGAGAAATTTTAGGCTCGGGAGCCTTGGCAGGAAATGTCTTTATACCCGAAGCCTATCACATACGCTTTTTTGCAAATGCACCCGGCGGTTTTTTTGTATTCGGGATTATGATTTCGATAAACCTATTTGCAAAAATGCTTTTAGAAAGACCTAAAAAGAAGATTCAAAGCCAGCCTGCTCCGCAAGCCGAGCCGGAAGCTAAAAAAGAGGAGGAGTAA
- a CDS encoding RnfABCDGE type electron transport complex subunit D — protein MAESDKNEIFMSPAPHVVTPVKTQTLMLDVIIALLPLTAYGIYLFSIPALVRIIVSVLCCVGFESLFRLICNLDIRVKDLSAVITGLLIALVIPPNLPIWMLILGCLFAIVVGKEFFGGLGANVFNPALVGRAFMFVSFSGAMTSWIQPGNSFFDAMSTATPLKLINAKEGIALSASEIAKTLNLGSSTDLYTQLILGNHAGCIGETSILLILLGFAYLLFKKVIDWRTPVTMMVTAVAITAIGGINPILTLTSGGLAFGAVFMATDYVTSPVTPKGKLLFGAGCGLITGLIRLFSGMPEGVMYSILIMNAVVPFLNKIIPVKYGYVKPPKKNKEAAK, from the coding sequence ATGGCAGAATCAGATAAAAACGAAATATTTATGTCTCCGGCACCCCATGTTGTAACACCGGTTAAGACTCAAACATTAATGCTGGATGTAATTATAGCTCTGCTCCCCCTGACAGCCTATGGAATCTATCTTTTTTCGATACCGGCCTTGGTTAGAATCATAGTTTCGGTTCTTTGCTGTGTAGGTTTTGAAAGCCTATTTAGGCTTATATGTAATCTGGATATAAGAGTAAAAGACCTTTCAGCAGTGATTACAGGTCTTTTGATAGCCCTTGTAATTCCGCCTAATCTTCCGATATGGATGCTTATTTTAGGCTGTCTTTTTGCAATAGTTGTAGGCAAGGAATTTTTCGGAGGGCTTGGAGCAAACGTATTTAACCCAGCCTTGGTAGGAAGAGCCTTTATGTTTGTAAGCTTTTCGGGAGCAATGACAAGCTGGATACAGCCGGGGAATTCTTTTTTTGATGCAATGAGCACTGCGACACCTTTAAAGCTTATAAATGCAAAAGAAGGCATTGCACTGAGTGCATCCGAAATAGCCAAAACTTTAAATTTGGGCTCAAGCACAGACCTTTATACTCAGCTTATTTTGGGAAACCATGCAGGCTGTATAGGCGAAACAAGCATACTCCTGATTCTTTTAGGTTTTGCATATCTCCTCTTTAAAAAGGTTATCGACTGGAGAACGCCCGTTACTATGATGGTAACAGCCGTTGCAATTACCGCAATTGGAGGTATCAATCCTATTTTAACCTTGACTTCGGGAGGTTTAGCCTTCGGAGCCGTCTTTATGGCAACCGATTATGTAACAAGCCCCGTAACGCCAAAAGGCAAACTCCTTTTCGGAGCAGGCTGCGGCCTTATAACCGGCCTTATCCGCTTATTTTCAGGTATGCCCGAAGGCGTTATGTACAGTATTCTTATAATGAATGCCGTAGTTCCGTTTTTAAACAAAATTATACCCGTAAAATACGGCTATGTAAAACCGCCCAAAAAGAACAAGGAGGCTGCAAAATGA
- a CDS encoding electron transport complex protein RnfA gives MPETLSIFLSAILVKNVVLMRFLALCPFIGMSSDVKKSVGMGWAVLFVTLLATAVTYPIYNYVLIGNLEFLQTLIFILVIASLVQLVEFYLKKAAPALYSSMGVYLALITTNCAILAVTIDAIDEGYTFVQALVHAAGSALGFMISLLLLAGLRQRIDNAPVPKFLKGTPILFIAAALLSMAFGGFAGLI, from the coding sequence ATGCCCGAAACACTTAGTATTTTTCTTTCTGCAATTCTTGTAAAGAATGTAGTTTTAATGCGCTTTTTAGCCCTTTGCCCCTTTATAGGAATGTCCTCCGACGTAAAAAAATCGGTAGGCATGGGCTGGGCCGTACTCTTTGTTACCCTTTTGGCCACAGCCGTAACCTATCCCATATACAATTATGTATTGATAGGAAACCTCGAATTCCTTCAGACCCTTATCTTTATTTTGGTAATTGCAAGTTTGGTTCAGCTGGTAGAATTCTATCTAAAAAAAGCGGCTCCTGCCCTTTACAGCTCGATGGGTGTTTACTTGGCCCTGATTACGACAAACTGTGCAATCCTTGCCGTTACAATCGATGCCATTGATGAAGGCTATACCTTTGTACAAGCCCTTGTTCATGCGGCAGGTTCTGCCTTAGGCTTTATGATTTCGCTCCTGCTTTTGGCAGGCTTAAGGCAAAGAATAGATAATGCCCCTGTTCCGAAATTCTTAAAAGGTACGCCCATTCTTTTTATAGCGGCAGCCCTTCTTTCCATGGCCTTCGGAGGCTTTGCAGGACTGATTTAA
- a CDS encoding rhodanese-like domain-containing protein yields the protein MKIKFLLFIVLIVNISLISCGIEVEVEDVKGSRLEHLNSESNKDSILIIDVRPYDQYKKGHIIHAINIPVNEIKYRLQEITDWKNKPIYIYSITNDESFKAAQILVENRFTQIYNADGVNQYDYNTINYTSVRGIVFETMLKEPDVLILDCRNKSSYDNGHIEGAISFPMDEVKNNLNKIPDKNKKLLLYCNVGTASSRTAQELINLGYTEIYNSIDGVAEYSFKLEK from the coding sequence ATGAAAATAAAGTTTTTGCTCTTTATCGTTTTAATTGTGAATATATCGTTAATTTCATGCGGTATAGAGGTAGAAGTTGAAGATGTTAAAGGCTCAAGACTTGAACACTTAAATTCCGAGTCAAATAAAGATTCTATATTGATAATTGATGTCAGACCCTATGACCAATATAAAAAAGGACATATTATACATGCTATAAACATTCCGGTAAATGAAATCAAATACCGTCTGCAAGAAATAACAGATTGGAAAAACAAGCCGATTTACATATATTCAATAACTAATGATGAAAGCTTTAAAGCAGCCCAAATACTGGTTGAAAATAGGTTTACACAAATTTATAATGCAGACGGAGTTAATCAATATGATTATAACACCATTAATTATACCTCAGTAAGAGGGATTGTTTTTGAAACAATGTTAAAAGAGCCCGATGTTTTAATACTTGATTGCAGAAATAAATCTTCTTATGACAACGGCCACATAGAAGGGGCTATATCCTTTCCTATGGATGAAGTAAAAAATAATCTTAACAAAATACCTGACAAGAATAAAAAGCTGCTTTTATATTGTAATGTAGGTACAGCCTCTTCAAGAACGGCCCAAGAGTTGATAAATCTGGGCTACACGGAAATTTATAACTCTATTGACGGAGTTGCCGAATATTCTTTTAAACTTGAAAAATAA
- a CDS encoding pallilysin-related adhesin — MFKRIMYVTSALVVLALLSFLIYLKFIRSNTKGEEKIVTQTIIPIVSSQIDNENKKNENYTPNSEAKIFLELFNDESFVDAISDDLNEDGVEDQIIAVKKLLDPFLYLIISIQNPITQKWDRVEEIRTTITQPKSLTFYIMNLTRDPKSLIYSGMTSDNRQVLSIHTVKKESNDSVQLDQIADLHADMQIRIKEIETQNESELSLSSYRIYTYDSDPSAPNTLNQIETEYTWNAKTKKYEEGLKKTIPGEKIEIQLLRKLQSGNMESFIDFLSGLWFQEDGNKETGRSVYFDKNDSHIIFNLDNVEEIYEIKTTLPRRYGLFFTTNNKSIPNIIRRVEIEIKGLDEIQVRVIEDVLRIKFGTASLWNGNYKKNTNLLLNNTNEKENNAEKAKKILSKSSNQWKSVNNTFLDLLGNSYTLQQSEDIEKGYFNIFEINEKIIMQMKSEKDTTKFYLLEISEKKNVQRMVWKKIKLSINDVTPTGDEPIVFEREI; from the coding sequence ATGTTCAAACGCATAATGTATGTTACCTCGGCTCTTGTTGTTTTGGCTTTGTTAAGCTTTTTAATTTATTTAAAGTTTATACGGTCAAATACAAAAGGTGAAGAAAAAATTGTTACACAAACAATAATTCCCATAGTTTCCTCACAAATAGATAATGAAAATAAAAAAAACGAAAATTATACCCCGAATTCCGAAGCAAAAATATTTTTGGAATTATTCAATGATGAATCATTTGTGGATGCTATTTCGGATGATTTAAATGAAGACGGCGTAGAAGACCAAATTATCGCAGTAAAAAAACTATTGGATCCTTTTTTATACCTGATTATTTCAATTCAAAACCCAATAACGCAAAAATGGGATAGGGTTGAAGAAATAAGAACAACAATCACACAGCCTAAATCTCTTACATTCTACATTATGAATTTGACGCGGGATCCCAAGTCCCTTATTTATTCGGGAATGACATCGGATAACAGGCAGGTCTTATCCATACATACCGTCAAAAAAGAAAGTAATGATAGTGTTCAGCTTGATCAAATAGCCGACCTACATGCGGATATGCAAATCAGGATTAAGGAGATTGAAACTCAGAACGAAAGCGAATTAAGCCTATCTTCATATCGTATATACACTTATGACTCCGACCCATCGGCTCCAAACACTCTAAACCAAATTGAGACCGAATACACATGGAATGCAAAAACAAAAAAATATGAAGAAGGTTTAAAAAAGACAATTCCGGGTGAAAAAATAGAGATTCAGCTTTTAAGAAAACTTCAAAGCGGAAATATGGAATCCTTTATAGACTTTTTATCCGGATTATGGTTTCAAGAAGATGGAAATAAAGAAACAGGCAGGAGTGTTTATTTTGATAAAAACGACAGTCATATTATTTTTAATTTAGACAATGTTGAAGAAATCTATGAAATAAAAACAACCCTGCCTCGAAGATACGGTTTATTTTTTACAACAAACAATAAATCGATTCCAAATATAATAAGAAGGGTCGAAATTGAAATTAAGGGACTTGATGAAATACAGGTGCGTGTAATAGAAGACGTTTTAAGAATTAAATTCGGAACGGCATCTCTTTGGAACGGAAACTATAAAAAAAACACCAATTTACTTTTAAATAACACAAATGAAAAAGAAAATAATGCGGAAAAAGCAAAAAAAATTTTATCAAAATCTTCGAATCAGTGGAAATCGGTAAATAACACTTTTTTAGACCTTTTAGGAAATTCTTATACTCTTCAACAATCTGAAGATATTGAAAAAGGTTATTTTAATATATTTGAAATAAATGAAAAGATAATAATGCAAATGAAATCGGAAAAAGATACAACTAAATTTTATCTGCTTGAAATAAGTGAAAAGAAAAATGTACAGCGGATGGTTTGGAAAAAAATTAAGTTGAGTATAAATGATGTAACACCTACAGGCGATGAGCCCATTGTCTTTGAAAGAGAAATATAA
- the cfpA gene encoding cytoplasmic filament protein CfpA gives MANLDLPQSPNVFHPEKPSAVGSRNSLAQDYRDQQKEVNQLIEEETNKVLHHLTTKLPKEVLERLDVMGGVKEKLYNYFNQNYQNMFNRYMVTAEDEMLKKVRGFIDREEMKVLDRYTPKEIANLLDAVGGADKFNTGEIEKSIVNMYGHLQGHVQRGVNDLETLTNSLLRQKTDVGAFVRGENAYSIVKCAFKDNLYKPKTVTDVKLSVNILDTELISPIFQYQSTVEYLIKDLLSNHYMDVIDKEIEKIKDKRIDQGLDELSDGEILFAKIDKVDGITDDDVENPKSKRYDVVSKKLMERINNLRAEIDPETFDQLNIRENIKKIIDLENIRNRGFNTAINSITSILDTSKMGYQYIENLKNARELILREYDDTDIANLPDERYQIRLKYYDNAQLLAERQAYEVMMSSFETEIQHLWDVVRATYDKSKFMTKITDFSDLAANYRKFIKRKYKDQSGEPVYEDTAKVWDEISFVKPPETEVEKMNRTYVYEKDKLRKKLIIMRKRMKDLYDYQYPIERRVIEDRLSFIEAEFNKFDYLINPFHIQPGLLLDLDITSIKRKKATLDGMANVLNEFLHGVSKGFADAAFASFSRRRSTVRADIAQSFAAVEDDDPKASGAAGRSQFIDMLNSTPAIAAPAAEAVSSPAKRRGPKKGAAKARKTGSVDSGRGRRKAKSGIREI, from the coding sequence ATGGCAAATTTAGATCTACCACAGAGCCCGAATGTATTCCATCCCGAGAAGCCCAGTGCTGTCGGTTCGAGAAACTCATTGGCTCAAGACTATCGAGATCAGCAGAAAGAAGTTAATCAGCTGATTGAAGAAGAAACAAACAAAGTGTTACACCACTTGACCACAAAACTTCCCAAAGAAGTCCTTGAAAGATTGGACGTAATGGGCGGTGTTAAGGAAAAGCTGTATAACTACTTTAACCAGAACTACCAGAACATGTTCAACCGCTACATGGTAACGGCTGAAGATGAAATGCTCAAAAAGGTACGAGGATTTATCGATCGGGAAGAAATGAAGGTTTTAGACCGCTATACTCCGAAAGAAATCGCAAACCTTCTTGATGCAGTTGGCGGTGCTGACAAGTTTAACACAGGCGAAATCGAAAAATCGATTGTAAACATGTACGGACACTTACAGGGCCACGTACAGCGCGGTGTTAATGATTTGGAAACCTTAACAAACTCATTGTTAAGGCAGAAGACGGACGTAGGTGCCTTCGTTCGAGGTGAAAACGCATACTCAATTGTAAAGTGTGCATTTAAAGACAACCTCTACAAACCAAAGACTGTAACCGATGTTAAGCTTTCCGTAAACATTCTTGATACGGAACTTATCAGCCCGATCTTCCAGTATCAATCAACAGTCGAATATCTTATCAAAGACCTATTGTCAAATCATTATATGGATGTAATTGACAAAGAAATTGAGAAGATAAAGGACAAGAGAATTGATCAGGGATTGGATGAATTGTCTGACGGCGAAATCCTTTTTGCAAAAATCGATAAGGTAGATGGTATTACCGATGATGATGTTGAAAATCCCAAGAGCAAGAGATATGATGTAGTATCAAAGAAGCTCATGGAAAGAATCAACAACTTAAGAGCTGAAATCGATCCTGAGACCTTTGATCAGCTCAACATCAGAGAAAACATCAAAAAGATTATCGACCTCGAAAACATCAGAAACCGCGGATTTAACACGGCTATTAACTCGATTACCTCAATCCTTGACACCTCAAAGATGGGATATCAGTACATCGAAAACTTAAAGAATGCCCGTGAGCTTATCTTGCGCGAATATGATGATACGGATATCGCCAATCTTCCTGATGAAAGGTATCAAATCCGTCTCAAGTACTATGACAACGCTCAGTTACTTGCAGAACGACAGGCTTATGAAGTAATGATGAGTTCTTTTGAGACTGAAATTCAGCACTTGTGGGATGTAGTACGCGCTACATACGACAAATCCAAGTTTATGACCAAAATCACAGACTTTAGCGATTTGGCTGCCAACTACAGGAAATTCATCAAACGAAAGTACAAGGATCAGTCCGGTGAACCCGTATACGAAGATACCGCTAAGGTTTGGGATGAAATCTCCTTCGTTAAGCCTCCCGAAACTGAAGTTGAAAAGATGAACAGAACCTATGTCTACGAAAAGGATAAGCTCCGCAAGAAGCTCATTATCATGCGCAAAAGAATGAAGGATTTATACGATTATCAATATCCTATCGAAAGGCGCGTTATCGAAGACAGACTTTCATTCATAGAAGCCGAATTCAACAAATTCGATTATTTGATCAACCCCTTCCACATTCAGCCCGGTCTCTTGCTTGACCTCGATATTACATCAATCAAGCGAAAGAAGGCTACATTGGATGGAATGGCCAACGTGCTCAATGAATTCTTGCACGGTGTATCAAAGGGCTTTGCCGACGCAGCATTTGCTTCGTTCAGCCGCCGACGATCCACAGTTCGTGCCGATATTGCACAGAGCTTTGCTGCCGTCGAAGATGATGATCCCAAAGCCAGTGGAGCTGCAGGTCGCTCTCAGTTTATCGATATGCTGAACAGCACTCCTGCCATTGCGGCTCCTGCAGCTGAGGCTGTAAGTTCTCCGGCTAAACGCCGAGGACCCAAAAAGGGTGCCGCTAAGGCAAGAAAGACTGGCTCTGTTGATTCAGGACGAGGCCGACGAAAGGCTAAGTCAGGAATTAGAGAAATTTAA
- a CDS encoding SUMF1/EgtB/PvdO family nonheme iron enzyme: MKTSNSKTKAFALGKTGATALITAATLTLALMFTACPNSAGGSGGASALGPKVKVTLKKNVGGNVKVEPALPEDSMVAGNTELTFKAQPLAGYKFTKWVIDDGAKTVTEPEYKHKVQGAVKIKAVFAVENAGAITKYNVTLTPPAYGTVTSDPDIPSDNRLPEDTEITFTAQPHTDYEVGTWTVMPSDALKAGGTAGSTTATVKVEANTTVKVTFRHGETYIVGGVRFRMKDIAAVTNGTIGHSDYSNPPYGGKNPEHTVSLSAYRIGETQVTQELWQAVMGNNPSFFDNTGNKMDGHNTYDTSPASGEEQEKRPVENVSWYHAIAFCNKLSIACNLDPCYTVSGVNFNTLSFSAIPTSDNTTWNNAVCDWSKNGFRLPTEAEWEWAAQGGTARQKWAGTNEESELVNYAWYSANSGNKTHQVKIKQPNAFGLYDMSGNVYEWCWDWYSESTPAGGQTNPTGPVSGSFRVIRGGSWRSSARYTACAYRGNDIKHRGEDDTFRVVCRP; the protein is encoded by the coding sequence ATGAAAACAAGTAATTCAAAGACTAAGGCATTTGCCTTAGGAAAGACGGGGGCAACGGCGCTCATCACAGCCGCAACTTTAACACTGGCACTTATGTTTACCGCCTGCCCCAACAGTGCGGGCGGGAGCGGAGGCGCGAGTGCACTCGGACCTAAGGTTAAGGTAACGCTTAAAAAAAACGTCGGCGGCAATGTAAAAGTAGAGCCTGCACTGCCCGAAGACAGCATGGTAGCCGGAAACACCGAGCTGACCTTTAAGGCACAGCCGCTTGCAGGTTACAAGTTTACAAAGTGGGTAATTGATGACGGCGCAAAAACCGTTACCGAGCCTGAATACAAGCACAAGGTACAAGGGGCGGTAAAGATAAAAGCCGTTTTTGCAGTAGAGAATGCGGGTGCTATTACCAAGTACAACGTAACACTCACCCCGCCGGCATACGGCACGGTAACGAGCGATCCCGACATCCCATCCGATAACCGACTGCCCGAAGATACCGAAATTACCTTTACGGCACAGCCGCACACGGACTATGAGGTAGGCACATGGACGGTTATGCCGAGCGATGCACTGAAAGCAGGCGGCACCGCAGGAAGTACCACTGCAACCGTAAAAGTCGAAGCAAACACCACCGTAAAGGTAACATTCCGGCACGGGGAAACCTACATAGTAGGAGGCGTACGCTTTAGAATGAAAGACATTGCGGCGGTAACAAACGGCACCATCGGGCACTCCGATTACAGTAATCCTCCTTACGGCGGTAAGAATCCAGAGCACACGGTAAGCCTTTCCGCCTACCGGATAGGAGAGACCCAAGTAACGCAGGAGCTGTGGCAAGCGGTGATGGGCAATAATCCGAGTTTTTTTGATAATACGGGAAACAAAATGGACGGTCATAACACCTATGATACAAGTCCTGCAAGCGGTGAAGAGCAGGAAAAACGCCCTGTAGAGAATGTAAGCTGGTATCATGCAATAGCATTTTGCAATAAGCTGAGTATCGCTTGTAACCTTGATCCGTGTTACACGGTAAGCGGCGTCAACTTCAACACACTGAGCTTTAGCGCTATACCGACATCTGATAATACAACCTGGAATAACGCCGTATGCGACTGGAGTAAGAACGGCTTCCGATTGCCGACGGAGGCTGAATGGGAATGGGCAGCCCAAGGCGGCACTGCGCGGCAAAAATGGGCAGGAACGAATGAAGAAAGCGAACTTGTAAACTATGCGTGGTACAGTGCAAACAGCGGTAACAAGACACATCAAGTAAAAATAAAGCAGCCGAACGCTTTCGGGCTCTACGACATGAGCGGGAACGTATATGAATGGTGCTGGGATTGGTACAGTGAGAGTACACCTGCGGGCGGACAAACTAATCCGACGGGCCCAGTTTCAGGCTCTTTCCGCGTTATACGCGGCGGCAGCTGGAGATCTTCTGCGAGATACACCGCTTGTGCCTATCGGGGCAACGACATCAAGCACAGAGGAGAAGACGATACCTTTCGTGTGGTCTGCCGTCCGTGA
- the rsxC gene encoding electron transport complex subunit RsxC, with translation MGIKSFKGGVHPPERKAVLSSDSVVKVLPSNKSVWIPVTQGGMPNTPLVSVGDLVARGQKIAETDKFMSAPVHSSVSGKVKKIEPHLVTGNTENLCFLIEIDEENREEFMPPLDPFTCTKEEALKRVRDAGITGMGGASFPTHVKLSPPPDAKIDYVIANGAECEPYLCTDAATIFNDSDSIVDGLAITMRIVGAKQGIIALEDNKKDLVPVLEKAISKIKANPIAAGAYDISIQLCKTKYPQGGEKTLTDAVVNREIPSGGLPFQIGCVIQNVGTLKAISEAFRLGKPLIDRALTIGGGACEKPLNVIAPIGTCVGDLIPSVVSLKPGVVKIVSGGPMMGFAMKNADFPIQKNTSGVLFLTKEEVSLEEESPCIGCGKCIDVCSCRLSPVLIVRALKAGNTEEAIRCGLLDCVECGTCAYTCPARIKLVQRFKVGKQIAREEKQKREAKAAAKAAAAEKQAAEAQKQESEAKKTEEGGK, from the coding sequence ATGGGTATAAAATCATTTAAAGGCGGAGTGCATCCGCCCGAGCGAAAGGCGGTCTTATCAAGCGACAGCGTCGTTAAGGTATTACCGTCAAATAAATCAGTTTGGATTCCCGTTACGCAGGGAGGCATGCCTAATACACCTCTTGTAAGCGTAGGGGATTTGGTTGCCAGAGGGCAAAAGATAGCCGAAACCGATAAATTTATGTCGGCTCCCGTCCATTCTTCCGTTTCAGGAAAGGTAAAAAAGATTGAGCCTCATCTTGTAACCGGAAATACGGAAAATCTTTGTTTTTTAATCGAAATCGATGAAGAAAATAGGGAAGAGTTTATGCCTCCCCTCGATCCTTTTACATGCACCAAGGAAGAAGCTCTTAAAAGAGTAAGAGATGCAGGCATTACGGGCATGGGAGGAGCATCATTCCCTACTCATGTAAAATTAAGCCCTCCTCCCGATGCAAAAATCGACTATGTAATTGCAAACGGAGCGGAATGTGAACCCTATCTTTGCACGGATGCTGCCACAATTTTTAACGATTCGGATAGCATTGTTGACGGTCTTGCCATCACTATGCGTATAGTAGGCGCAAAGCAAGGAATTATAGCCCTTGAAGACAATAAAAAAGATTTGGTTCCGGTTTTGGAAAAGGCTATTTCAAAAATCAAAGCAAATCCGATTGCTGCAGGTGCTTACGATATAAGCATTCAACTTTGTAAAACAAAATATCCGCAGGGCGGAGAAAAAACTCTTACGGATGCAGTCGTAAATAGGGAAATCCCTTCAGGAGGCCTTCCCTTCCAAATAGGCTGCGTTATTCAAAACGTAGGAACCTTAAAAGCTATTTCAGAAGCCTTCCGTTTGGGTAAACCTCTTATCGACAGAGCCTTAACCATAGGCGGAGGTGCCTGCGAAAAGCCCTTAAATGTAATAGCTCCTATAGGAACCTGTGTCGGCGACCTTATTCCAAGCGTAGTTTCCCTTAAACCCGGAGTTGTAAAAATAGTTTCAGGCGGACCGATGATGGGCTTTGCTATGAAAAACGCCGACTTTCCTATTCAAAAAAACACATCAGGAGTGCTTTTTTTAACAAAGGAAGAAGTTTCTTTAGAAGAAGAAAGCCCCTGTATAGGCTGCGGTAAGTGTATTGACGTATGCAGCTGCCGGCTTTCTCCCGTTTTAATCGTTAGAGCCTTAAAAGCAGGAAATACCGAAGAAGCAATCCGCTGCGGTCTTTTGGACTGCGTAGAATGTGGAACCTGTGCTTATACCTGCCCTGCCCGTATCAAACTTGTTCAAAGGTTTAAGGTAGGTAAGCAAATAGCAAGGGAAGAAAAGCAAAAAAGAGAGGCCAAAGCTGCCGCAAAGGCCGCAGCCGCAGAAAAACAAGCAGCTGAAGCTCAAAAACAAGAGTCTGAGGCTAAAAAAACCGAAGAAGGAGGCAAATAA
- a CDS encoding FMN-binding protein, producing the protein MKQMIKLALTLSAYAVIACLALAAVYSFTAPQIAEVKAEKTNRALKAVFPEAEDFKEISAEIPEGLNKTKFLNAYTAVNGGKTVGLTITAKGPTYASATILIAMDLNKTIRKIEFLELTDTPSLGSKAAEEPFAGQFNGKALDSAFEVNADINAIGGATITSRGVAAIVKDASVTAIEYMTKNNLEEGK; encoded by the coding sequence ATGAAACAGATGATAAAGTTAGCCCTTACCCTTTCAGCCTATGCGGTCATAGCATGTTTAGCCCTTGCGGCAGTTTACAGCTTTACAGCCCCACAAATTGCTGAAGTAAAGGCGGAAAAAACAAACAGAGCATTAAAGGCCGTTTTTCCTGAAGCTGAAGACTTTAAAGAAATAAGTGCGGAAATCCCCGAAGGCTTAAATAAAACCAAGTTTTTAAATGCTTATACGGCAGTAAACGGCGGAAAAACCGTAGGTCTTACCATAACCGCTAAGGGTCCCACCTATGCAAGTGCAACCATATTGATAGCTATGGACCTAAACAAAACAATACGCAAGATAGAATTCTTAGAGCTTACCGATACGCCCAGCTTAGGAAGCAAGGCTGCAGAAGAACCCTTTGCTGGACAGTTTAACGGAAAGGCTCTTGATTCGGCCTTTGAAGTAAATGCCGATATAAACGCAATCGGAGGAGCTACGATAACCTCGAGGGGTGTTGCAGCCATCGTAAAAGATGCTTCCGTTACGGCAATAGAATATATGACCAAAAATAACTTGGAGGAGGGAAAATAA